The window TGCAAGTAATAAAATTTTCTTCATGAACAACACCTCATCTCGATGCGTATTATATAATTTTTTTGAAAATGGACTTGCATTTCGGTCGCATAACGCGTACTATGGGAGTAATTATAATGGCAATTTCGGTAATAATCAAGCATGAAAAATTCAAAGCGCGTACGCTGTTTCGATAAATTAGAAAGGAAAAGAAGGAGAGCGAATCATGAACGTAAACAGGTTATCCGATTTAAGGAAACAAAAAAATTGGTCACTTCAAGATGTAGCCGATCAACTTGGGATAGCCAAAAGCACTTACGCTGGGTATGAGTCAGGTTACCGCAGACCTTCATTAGAAGCGTTAAAGTCGATTGCCGATTTATTCGGTACGTCCGTTGATTATTTAATTGGTCGAACGAAAGCACCTACTCCAGAAGTGGAGTTAAATACCCGAAATGAAACGACAATCTATCTTGATGGCCAAGCGCTATCAGAAGAAGAGCTTATTCAAGTTATTGCCTTCGTACGCACGAAGCGACAGCTTGAACTTGAAAGCATCCCGAAATAATATTCAGGGTGCTTTTTTTACGTTTTAAGAATCAATATTCAATTTCTCATATGTATCTGTTAGATTGTTGTTTTTAGTACGAACAAAATACAATGTTGATGGTCATTTTTTCGATAGAGATTGAAGAGGAATGAGCTCGTAGAAGGTTGGAGATGAACCTAGACAGGGGTCCTCGTCGAAATGGAGTGTATACGAAAGTAGTTGTCTTAAAGTCATAATAGTAGGACAAGAAAGGAGGATGTGGTAAAATTTCTCCCGAAGGACTTTGAAAGAATGGAAGTAAAACATAAATGATAGATTTGTAAACTCTTCAGCCAACAAAGAAAAGAGGAGACGAGTTTCATGACAGTTGAAATGAAAAATAGAGTACAAGAATTATTAGAGCAAAAGACACGAAAAATTGATGCTGGAGAAGAAACCATCTATTTAGTTGGACCAGTTCGTCTTCCGATTCAACTAGATGGTGAAACAGTCATTTTTCAGTGGTATAACTGGCTTAAGCTGAAGGGCGAAGTGGAAAATTTTCAAGAGCTTTTAGACCAACTGCCATCATTACAATTAGCAGATGCTCAACAATCAAGTGTGTTAGTTTATGGTGATTTTGAACAAGCTGAAGAAGCACTCGTTCGTATGCATTCTATTTGTCACACAGGAGATATATTTGGGAGTAAAAGGTGCGATTGTGGATTTCAATTAAAGCAAGCTCTCCGTAATATTGTTAAACACCGTACAGGTGCTGTTTTTTATTTAGCCAATCATGAAGGGAGAGGGATTGGTTTATTTTCTAAGGCAATGGCGTATGTACTACAAGAGAATGGGTATGATACAGTCGATGCAAACATTCAGTTAGGTTTTTCAGATGATGAACGAAATTACGAAGAAGCGATTGCGGTCTTAAGAGCGTTGAGGTCTAAACCTATTACATTAATGACTAATAACCCGAATAAGATACAGGCTCTCGAGGAAAAGGGGATGAATGTAGCTGGACGTGCTCCTTTATGGGGAGATGTGTCCGAGTACAATAAAAACTATTTGCAAACAAAGGTAGAACGATCCGGTCACTTGAGCGAAGGGGGAACAATACTCCATGTCAAATCATGAGTTTTATATGAAGCTAGCCATTGAAAATGCTCGTGCTATGAAAGGGCAAACGGACCCAAATCCGCTTGTCGGATGCGTAATTGTTAATGAAAATCGAATCGTTGGAATTGGTGCCCATCTTAAAGCGGGTGAACCTCATGCGGAAATTCATGCCTTAAATATGGCAGGGGAGAAAGCGAAAGGGAGTACGGCTTATGTCACGCTTGAGCCATGTTCTCATTATGGACGCACAGGCCCTTGTGCGGTTGCACTTGTTGAAGCAGGTGTGAAGGAAGTAGTTGTAGCGACACTAGATCCGAATCCGCTCGTTTCAGGACGGGGTGTGAAAATTCTACAAGATGCAGGAATAAAAATAACAGTTGGAGTTTGTGAAGAAGAAGCTTGTGGGTTAAACGAAGTGTTTAACAAGTACATCGTGACGAAAAAACCGTTTGTAACGATGAAAGCCGCTTCGACGCTCGATGGAAAAATCGCTACAGTAACGGGAAATAGCAAATGGATTACCTCGGAGGCTGCGCGACTCGATGTCCACAAACTTCGGAATGAGCACCAAGCCATTCTCGTTGGCGTTCAAACAGTCATTGAAGATAATCCTAAACTGACAACTCGAATTCCAAATGGACGAAATCCGATTCGGGTCATAATGGACTCTACCTTGCGAATTCCCCTTCATTCTTTTGTTGTAACTGACGAAGAAGCTGAAACATGGGTATTTACTAGCCAAGCATTTGACTCCGATAAAAAAGAACAGCTCGAATTAAAGGGAGTTAAAGTTTTTGTGACATCGGCAGAAGACAAAGTTTCGCCCGAAGAGGTTATAGCAACTTTAGGAGAGCATTCCATTTCCTCTTTATTCATTGAAGGTGGGGGAGAAATTCACGCGGCTTTTCTCCAAAAAGGATTGGTCGATAAAATCGTTTTATACTTAGCCCCGAAGTTAATTGGTGGAAGAAAAGCACCAAGCTTTTTAGGAGGAGAAGGGATTTTAAACATGTCGGACGCCATTGAATTGGAGAACATGACAGTCGAACAAGTGGGACCAGATGTAAAGATTGTTGGATATCCAACTAAAGAAGAGGCAGAGTCATAATAATGAAAAGACTCATGCCTCTTTTTTAGGTCGCTTTCTTATCCATGGTTGCCTTTTGATCATGAAATGATGTATTACTTGAGATCAGTAGCCTTCGCAGACGAGCTTGCGAGTTGATTAGCGATAATGGAATGAACCTCTGCTAAAAGCGGCCACGTCCTGTGTCCAACGCAGAGGTCGATACATCCTGTGCAAGTCTGGAAAGCACCCTTTTTTTAAAACGAAATGGTGATGGATTCGTTACGTTTTAACGTGAATTTCTTCGTATTCATATTGTGATGTACTGTTATCTCCTCGTCTTCGGTGGCTTTATAAAAAATAGAATGGTCATGTGGAATCATGACGAAGTGCCGATTGTTGTGAGATAGGAGATGAAGATGATCGGATTGAATCACCCCACATCCTTCGATTAAGTAATGCGTATAGGAAGTTTCTAATTCATGTCTCGGTGATGTGGTTAATGCTACGTTGAATTCATCCGCGATTAAAGGCAAGCTTTTGAAAAGTAATTCGTTGTGAGTTCCTTTTATGCAATAATGTTTACCCTCAATTGATAACACACTTTTCATCGTTGCGTTGCTATCTCCTAGATAAGTGGTTAATCCTTCTATTACTTTCCCATCAACCCATTTATCCGTTGTGTGATAAGGAGATGTGATAAACGCCTCCACCGTTTGCTCGCCAACTCCAGCGACAATTGCTAACGAAATTCCCCTTGATTTTATTTTTCCTGCTTTTTGATTTAATTTGTCTAGAAAAATATTTTTCGTTTCCATGTTTTCATAAGTAATCCATTTCATCTCTATTTCATTTCGTTGAAGTAAATACGAACCGTAAGTGGAGCAAGGTAGAATATTTTCAAGTCCTTGAAATTGTTTATGAATTGATGCGATGGGCTGATTAGGGTGCTCTTTTTCTAGTAACCATAAATAGCCTTTCATGTATAAGTGGACTAAATTGACATGATCAGAAGGAAGCGGCATATAGCCTGCTGCCCAATAACAATAGTTTGGTGGTGATCCTGCGTTTGGCGTAGCAATCATGAAAATTTGGTCGACATCTTTTTTGTAGTAATGACTTTGTACATAACTTCGGGTTACGAGTCCACCCATACTATGGCATATGATTCGAACTTTTTTAGCCTTCGTATGCTTTTTGACTTCTTGAATTTTTTTAAATAAATATTTTTTTGCTGAATGCTCAATCGGTTTTCGCCAATCATAAAACGCGATAAATAAATTTTCATTCAACTGTAAATTCAAGGTTTCTTGTAATAGTTTTATGAATGGTTCATACACAATTCCAGCAAGACCGAAATGCCATCCTCCTGTACCAGGAATAATTTCATCGCTCATGGAACCGAACAAACCTGGAACAAAAATAACGGGATAAGGTTTAGACATTGTCCCACCTCTTTTTATGCGTTATGATGTATATGTATGTATAAATTATCTGTTAAATAACAGTTTTGTTAGTGTATTTACTGGAGTTTTTTATTTGAATTGTCTGTTATTTGGATAATTATTACACTAGTTGCAAACTTTTTTGATGTGAAGTAGAATAATATTAAATTATAAAAATATTTTAATATATTAAATAGCTAAAGAGCTATTTAATAAAAAATATAAGAGGTTATTGTAGTGCAAATAATAATCTCTTATAATTCTAAATAGGGGTAAAATTCTGACAATTAAAAGGGGGAATAAAATGGAGAACTTTATTAACAGCCTTGTAAGTATTTTATGGAGCCAGCCTATGCTTTATTTAGTGCTTGGTGCAGGACTTTTCTTTTCCATTATTACACGATTCTTACAAGTGCGACTTGTGAAAGACATGGTTGTTCAAATGTTTAAGGGAAAGAGCTCTGAAGCAGGTGTATCATCATTCCAAGCTTTATCAATCGCCTTGTCGGGGCGTGTAGGTACTGGTAATATTGCGGGTACTGCAACAGCGATTGCCTTTGGTGGACCTGGAGCAGTATTTTGGATGTGGATGATTGCCTTTATCGGAGCAGGTAGTGCTTATGTTGAGTCAACGTTAGCGCAAATTTATAAGGTCAAACAAGACGGTCAATACCGTGGGGGTCCAGCTTATTTTATTGAAAAAGGACTTGGCTGGAAGTGGTATGGAGTTATCTTTGCTTTTGCTGCACTTTTGGCAATGGCGCTTCTCATGCCAGGGATTCAATCGAATTCCATTGCATTAGGATTAGAAAATGCCTTTGGAATCAGTCCGACTGTGACAGGAATTGTGTTAGTTGCTTTAATCGGGATTATCATTTTTGGTGGGGTTAAACGTATTGCAACGGTTGCCCAATATGTTGTTCCGTTTATGGCATTAGGGTATGTGTTATTATCCTTAATTATTATTCTTATGAATATCGGAGAGTTACCTGAAGTTATTTCTTTAATTATAAGAAGTGCGTTTGCCGCTGATTCTGCTTTCGGTGGAATTGTCGGTTCAGCGATTGCTTGGGGAATTAAGCGCGGTATTTACTCGAATGAAGCCGGTCAAGGAACAGGTCCACATGCGGCTGCAGCTGCTGAAGTTTCTCACCCAGCAAAGCAAGGTCTTGTTCAAGCATTCTCTGTTTATATTGATACGTTATTAGTATGTTCAGCAACAGCCTTCATGATTTTATTCACTGGAATGTATAATGTAGAAAATCCAGAAGGTACATTTATTGTGGAGAACCTTGAAGGAGTAGAAGCGGGACCAGGTTATACACAAGCTGCTATTGAAACAGTATTACCAGGTTTTGGAGCTGGATTTGTGGCCGTTGCATTATTCTTCTTCGCCTTCACAACGATTATGGCTTACTACTATATGGCAGAGACAAATATTGCTTATTTAACGCGTGGTCGAAGCAATAAAGTTCCGATGTTCCTCTTAAAAGTTGTATTATTAGGAGCAACTTTCTACGGAGCAGTAAAGACGGCTACATTAGCGTGGGCGTTAGGGGACGTTGGCTTAGGACTTATGGTATGGCTAAACGTTATCGCTATTCTTATTCTCTTCAAGCCAGCTATTATTGCTTTAAAAGACTATGAAGAGCAAAAACGTCAAGGATTAGATCCAGTCTTTGATCCAGAAAAACTAGGGATTAAAAACGCAGATTACTGGGTAAATGATTACAAGAAAGACAAAAACGAAGACGCTGTATAAAGATATTTAAAAGATTCCCGTTTAGGGAGTCTTTTTTTATTGTTACAGAAAGTTTAAGTTCAATAAAGTGTTAAAGTATACTCTTTACCGTTTTTTTGGTGTCTAGCTCCAAGCGTCATCAGCTCGGGTCGCTTCGGCCCTGCTGTAGCGACGGAAGCCACAGCGCCCTTCGCCTAAGGACTTGCGCTTTGCGCTGCTTTTTCTGTGAAAGTAAAAATTACCTATGAGCTGAATGATCGATCATGATAGGTAGATGGTAGAAAGGAAACCCCGGGGAGAATAAATTTTCATGTCCGGGGTGTGAGTGTAAAATCGTGTATGTTTCTTTTGGCATTAAACGCTCATTTTGCACTCTATAACGCTACCAAAACTTGTGTTTGCTTTCATAGAGTATTCCATATAGACTATAGATTAGGTCAAAAAATAGATTTAAAGGAGCGGAATTCGATTGGATATGATGCAAGCGATAGGGTTAGCGATATCGTCCGGTGCCATCGTAGCCCTATTAAAAATCATTGCCATTGATATTATTCTTTCGGGAGATAATGCCGTTGTAATTGCAATGGCGACACGAAACCTACCAAAGGAACAACAAAACAAAGCAATCTTTTGGGGAACGGCAGGTGCAGTCTTCTTACGGATTTTATTTGCAGCCATCGTCGTCTACTTATTAAAAATTCCATTCGTTATGTTAATTGGTGGCGTTCTGTTACTTTGGATCGCATATAAAGTACTTGTAGGTGAAGAAGAAGAGGCCAATATTCAGTCTCAAAGTAGTTTATCAAAAGCAATTAAAACCATTATTATCGCGGACGCAGCCATGAGCTTAGACAACGTGATT is drawn from Bacillus kexueae and contains these coding sequences:
- the ribD gene encoding bifunctional diaminohydroxyphosphoribosylaminopyrimidine deaminase/5-amino-6-(5-phosphoribosylamino)uracil reductase RibD → MSNHEFYMKLAIENARAMKGQTDPNPLVGCVIVNENRIVGIGAHLKAGEPHAEIHALNMAGEKAKGSTAYVTLEPCSHYGRTGPCAVALVEAGVKEVVVATLDPNPLVSGRGVKILQDAGIKITVGVCEEEACGLNEVFNKYIVTKKPFVTMKAASTLDGKIATVTGNSKWITSEAARLDVHKLRNEHQAILVGVQTVIEDNPKLTTRIPNGRNPIRVIMDSTLRIPLHSFVVTDEEAETWVFTSQAFDSDKKEQLELKGVKVFVTSAEDKVSPEEVIATLGEHSISSLFIEGGGEIHAAFLQKGLVDKIVLYLAPKLIGGRKAPSFLGGEGILNMSDAIELENMTVEQVGPDVKIVGYPTKEEAES
- a CDS encoding alanine/glycine:cation symporter family protein, producing the protein MENFINSLVSILWSQPMLYLVLGAGLFFSIITRFLQVRLVKDMVVQMFKGKSSEAGVSSFQALSIALSGRVGTGNIAGTATAIAFGGPGAVFWMWMIAFIGAGSAYVESTLAQIYKVKQDGQYRGGPAYFIEKGLGWKWYGVIFAFAALLAMALLMPGIQSNSIALGLENAFGISPTVTGIVLVALIGIIIFGGVKRIATVAQYVVPFMALGYVLLSLIIILMNIGELPEVISLIIRSAFAADSAFGGIVGSAIAWGIKRGIYSNEAGQGTGPHAAAAAEVSHPAKQGLVQAFSVYIDTLLVCSATAFMILFTGMYNVENPEGTFIVENLEGVEAGPGYTQAAIETVLPGFGAGFVAVALFFFAFTTIMAYYYMAETNIAYLTRGRSNKVPMFLLKVVLLGATFYGAVKTATLAWALGDVGLGLMVWLNVIAILILFKPAIIALKDYEEQKRQGLDPVFDPEKLGIKNADYWVNDYKKDKNEDAV
- a CDS encoding GTP cyclohydrolase II yields the protein MTVEMKNRVQELLEQKTRKIDAGEETIYLVGPVRLPIQLDGETVIFQWYNWLKLKGEVENFQELLDQLPSLQLADAQQSSVLVYGDFEQAEEALVRMHSICHTGDIFGSKRCDCGFQLKQALRNIVKHRTGAVFYLANHEGRGIGLFSKAMAYVLQENGYDTVDANIQLGFSDDERNYEEAIAVLRALRSKPITLMTNNPNKIQALEEKGMNVAGRAPLWGDVSEYNKNYLQTKVERSGHLSEGGTILHVKS
- a CDS encoding helix-turn-helix domain-containing protein, producing MNVNRLSDLRKQKNWSLQDVADQLGIAKSTYAGYESGYRRPSLEALKSIADLFGTSVDYLIGRTKAPTPEVELNTRNETTIYLDGQALSEEELIQVIAFVRTKRQLELESIPK
- a CDS encoding TerC family protein, with translation MMQAIGLAISSGAIVALLKIIAIDIILSGDNAVVIAMATRNLPKEQQNKAIFWGTAGAVFLRILFAAIVVYLLKIPFVMLIGGVLLLWIAYKVLVGEEEEANIQSQSSLSKAIKTIIIADAAMSLDNVIAVAGAAHGHVGMIALGVIISIPIIIFGSKLIVRVMEKHAWIAYAGSAILAWTAGEMIVSDQNFQNIVPLHGVMEYVLIGAMTVIVLIAGYMKTKQSTNSNMKQSA
- a CDS encoding esterase/lipase family protein, which produces MSKPYPVIFVPGLFGSMSDEIIPGTGGWHFGLAGIVYEPFIKLLQETLNLQLNENLFIAFYDWRKPIEHSAKKYLFKKIQEVKKHTKAKKVRIICHSMGGLVTRSYVQSHYYKKDVDQIFMIATPNAGSPPNYCYWAAGYMPLPSDHVNLVHLYMKGYLWLLEKEHPNQPIASIHKQFQGLENILPCSTYGSYLLQRNEIEMKWITYENMETKNIFLDKLNQKAGKIKSRGISLAIVAGVGEQTVEAFITSPYHTTDKWVDGKVIEGLTTYLGDSNATMKSVLSIEGKHYCIKGTHNELLFKSLPLIADEFNVALTTSPRHELETSYTHYLIEGCGVIQSDHLHLLSHNNRHFVMIPHDHSIFYKATEDEEITVHHNMNTKKFTLKRNESITISF